A single window of Methylocella tundrae DNA harbors:
- the trbE gene encoding conjugal transfer protein TrbE: MLNLAEYRNRPAGLAEFLPWAALVAEGVVLNKDGSFQRTARFRGPDLDSATPAELVGVTARLNNALRRLGSGWAIFVEAQRVAAQTYPHSIFPDAASALVDLERQDAFEEAGAHFESRYFLTFVWLPPAEDASRIEGWLYEGRAQTGVDPWELLRGFVDRTDRVLQLVEGFMPEVGWLDDGETLTYLHSTISTRQQRVRVPETPMHLDALLVDEPLTGGLEPRLGRSHLRTLTVVGFPTTTHPGILDELNRLAFPYRWSTRAILLDKTEAVKLLTKIRRQWFAKRKSIGAIVKEVMTNEASTLVDSDAANKAADADMALQELGSDDVGQAYVTATITVWDEDAGIAAEKLRLVEKVIQGRDFTCMPEGVNALEAWLGSLPGHAYANVRQSPVSTLNLAHMIPLSAVWAGPARDEHFKAPPLFFGKTEGSTPFRFSLHVGDVGHTLIVGPTGAGKSVLLSLMAMQFRRYQGSQIFAFDFGGSIRTAALAMGGDWHDLGGSLSAGSEDSVSLQPLARIDDAAERAWAAEWVTAILAKEGVTIDPTVKEHIWSALTSLASSPVQERTITGLAVLLQSTALKQALQPYCVGGSFGRLLDAEAEHLGSASVQAFETEGLIGAGAAPAVLTYLFHRIEGRLDGRPTLLIIDEGWLVLDDPAFAQQLREWLKTLRKKNASVVFATQSLSDIDGSSIAPAIVESCPTRVFLPNERAIEPQITAIYRRFGLNDRQIEILARAAPKRDYYCQSRRGNRLFELGLGPVALAFCAASSKADHAAIERILAEHGRDAFTPAWLADHELLWAADLIPDLTNLETPS; this comes from the coding sequence ATGCTGAACCTCGCCGAATATCGCAACCGTCCCGCCGGCCTCGCCGAATTCTTGCCCTGGGCCGCCTTGGTCGCCGAGGGCGTCGTCCTCAATAAGGACGGCAGCTTCCAGCGTACGGCGCGGTTTCGTGGACCGGACCTCGACAGCGCTACACCGGCCGAACTGGTCGGCGTCACCGCGCGGCTCAACAATGCACTGCGCCGCCTCGGTTCGGGATGGGCGATCTTTGTCGAGGCGCAGCGCGTCGCGGCCCAGACCTACCCGCATAGCATCTTCCCGGATGCGGCGTCGGCGCTGGTCGACCTTGAACGACAGGACGCGTTCGAAGAAGCCGGTGCGCATTTCGAGAGCCGCTATTTCCTCACCTTCGTCTGGTTGCCGCCGGCCGAGGACGCATCGCGCATCGAAGGCTGGCTCTATGAGGGCCGCGCGCAGACCGGCGTCGATCCGTGGGAGCTGCTGCGCGGCTTCGTCGATCGCACCGACCGCGTGTTGCAACTGGTCGAGGGTTTCATGCCCGAGGTCGGCTGGCTCGATGATGGCGAGACGTTGACCTACCTCCATTCCACAATTTCGACACGCCAGCAGCGTGTCCGCGTCCCCGAGACGCCGATGCATCTCGACGCGCTGCTTGTCGACGAGCCGCTGACCGGCGGGCTGGAGCCGCGGTTGGGACGTTCCCATCTGCGCACGCTCACCGTCGTCGGTTTTCCGACCACGACCCATCCCGGCATTCTCGACGAGCTGAACCGGCTCGCCTTTCCCTACCGCTGGTCGACCCGCGCCATCCTGCTCGACAAGACCGAAGCCGTGAAGCTGCTGACCAAGATCCGACGGCAGTGGTTCGCCAAGCGCAAGTCGATCGGTGCCATCGTCAAGGAAGTGATGACCAACGAGGCCTCGACCCTCGTGGATTCCGACGCCGCCAACAAAGCAGCCGACGCAGACATGGCGCTGCAGGAGCTGGGTTCCGACGACGTCGGCCAGGCCTATGTCACCGCCACCATCACGGTCTGGGACGAGGATGCGGGCATCGCGGCCGAGAAGCTGCGGTTGGTCGAGAAAGTCATTCAGGGTCGCGACTTCACCTGCATGCCTGAAGGGGTGAACGCGCTGGAAGCGTGGCTCGGCTCGTTGCCGGGGCACGCCTATGCCAACGTCCGCCAGTCGCCTGTCTCGACGCTGAACCTGGCCCATATGATCCCGCTCTCGGCGGTCTGGGCAGGCCCGGCGCGCGACGAGCATTTCAAGGCGCCGCCACTCTTCTTCGGCAAGACCGAAGGCTCGACGCCATTCCGCTTCTCTCTTCATGTCGGGGATGTCGGCCATACGCTGATCGTCGGCCCGACCGGCGCTGGCAAGTCGGTGCTGCTCTCGCTGATGGCGATGCAGTTCCGTCGCTATCAGGGCAGCCAGATCTTCGCCTTTGACTTCGGCGGCTCGATCCGCACCGCGGCGCTCGCGATGGGAGGAGATTGGCATGATCTCGGCGGTAGCCTGTCAGCCGGATCGGAGGACAGCGTTTCCCTCCAGCCGCTGGCGCGCATCGATGACGCGGCCGAGCGCGCCTGGGCGGCCGAATGGGTGACGGCGATCCTCGCCAAGGAAGGCGTCACAATCGACCCGACCGTCAAAGAGCATATCTGGTCGGCGCTGACCTCACTCGCCTCGTCGCCCGTTCAGGAACGGACGATCACCGGGCTCGCGGTCCTTCTGCAGTCGACCGCGTTGAAGCAGGCGTTGCAACCCTATTGCGTCGGCGGTTCCTTCGGCCGGTTACTCGACGCCGAGGCCGAGCATCTCGGCTCAGCCTCGGTCCAAGCCTTTGAAACCGAGGGTCTAATCGGCGCTGGCGCGGCGCCCGCTGTGCTCACCTACCTGTTCCACCGCATCGAAGGCCGGCTCGACGGCCGCCCGACCTTGCTGATCATCGACGAGGGCTGGCTCGTCCTCGACGATCCGGCTTTCGCGCAGCAGCTTCGCGAGTGGTTGAAGACGTTGCGTAAGAAAAACGCCTCCGTTGTTTTCGCCACGCAATCGCTCTCGGACATCGATGGCAGCAGCATCGCGCCGGCGATTGTCGAGAGCTGCCCGACACGGGTGTTTCTGCCGAACGAACGGGCCATCGAGCCGCAGATCACCGCCATCTATCGCCGCTTCGGCTTGAACGACCGCCAGATCGAGATCCTCGCGCGAGCCGCGCCCAAGCGCGACTATTACTGCCAGTCGCGCCGAGGCAATCGCCTGTTCGAGTTAGGACTCGGCCCGGTCGCGCTCGCCTTTTGCGCCGCGTCCTCAAAGGCCGACCACGCCGCGATCGAGCGTATTCTCGCCGAACACGGCCGTGACGCCTTCACGCCCGCTTGGCTTGCCGACCATGAGTTGCTCTGGGCGGCCGATCTCATTCCCGACCTCACCAATCTGGAGACACCGTCATGA
- the nucC gene encoding CBASS effector endonuclease NucC translates to MSEWSLSQLLSSLHEDIQQRLATVRKSFNHPGTKGDASENVWINMLETYLPKRYQAAKAHVVDSLGNFSQQIDVVIFDRQYSPFIFTYENETIIPAESVYAVFEAKQTADAGLVAYAQEKVASVRRLHRTSLPIPYAKGVYPAKPLIPILGGLLTFESEWSPALGPSFEKALVANLGDGQLDIGCVAAHGHFFFDREADGYSFINENKPATAFLFKLISQLQFSGTVPMIDVEAYGQWLTK, encoded by the coding sequence ATGTCCGAATGGTCCTTGTCTCAGCTTCTGTCGTCGCTGCATGAAGATATTCAACAGCGCCTCGCGACGGTCCGAAAGTCCTTCAATCATCCAGGCACGAAGGGCGATGCCAGCGAGAACGTTTGGATCAACATGTTGGAGACGTATCTGCCTAAGCGTTATCAGGCGGCTAAAGCGCATGTAGTCGATAGCCTCGGAAACTTCAGTCAGCAAATCGACGTCGTGATTTTCGACCGCCAGTATTCGCCGTTCATCTTCACCTACGAGAACGAGACCATCATCCCCGCGGAAAGTGTCTATGCCGTCTTTGAGGCGAAGCAGACCGCGGATGCCGGTCTGGTGGCCTACGCGCAAGAAAAGGTCGCAAGCGTGCGTCGTCTGCACCGCACGAGCCTCCCTATCCCATATGCGAAGGGCGTGTATCCGGCAAAACCGCTGATTCCGATTCTGGGAGGCCTGCTGACGTTCGAGAGTGAGTGGAGCCCCGCACTTGGACCTTCGTTCGAGAAAGCTTTGGTCGCAAACCTTGGAGATGGGCAGCTCGACATCGGCTGCGTCGCCGCGCACGGTCATTTCTTCTTCGATAGGGAAGCTGACGGCTATAGTTTCATCAACGAGAATAAGCCCGCGACGGCTTTCCTGTTCAAGCTGATCTCTCAACTGCAATTCAGTGGCACCGTTCCAATGATTGACGTTGAGGCGTATGGACAGTGGTTGACGAAGTAG
- a CDS encoding VirB3 family type IV secretion system protein, producing MAGIIDPDVPGFFAPVHRALTDPILMGGAPRAVAIANGTLAAAIALGLRLWIPGALIWAVGHAAAVWAAKRDPQFVDVVRRHLRYPSYLGA from the coding sequence ATGGCGGGGATCATCGATCCGGATGTCCCGGGCTTCTTCGCGCCGGTTCACCGCGCGCTGACAGACCCGATCCTGATGGGCGGCGCACCGCGGGCGGTCGCAATCGCAAATGGAACGCTCGCTGCCGCCATCGCGCTCGGCCTGCGCCTTTGGATTCCCGGCGCGCTGATCTGGGCGGTGGGACATGCCGCCGCCGTCTGGGCGGCGAAGCGCGATCCGCAGTTCGTTGACGTCGTGCGCCGGCATCTGCGCTACCCGTCCTATCTCGGCGCGTGA
- the trbK-alt gene encoding putative entry exclusion protein TrbK-alt, which translates to MWRSDIFRALAIVAMIGVFIATLAAINRRPAPSAAPEAPLASAPDDLSAELRRCSALGQQDAEDPHCQAVWEENRRRFFGRPARPLPPMAAPANPAATNSVGGDGR; encoded by the coding sequence ATGTGGCGGTCTGACATTTTCCGTGCATTGGCGATCGTCGCCATGATCGGTGTCTTTATCGCGACACTCGCGGCGATCAACCGGCGGCCCGCGCCGTCGGCAGCGCCGGAAGCTCCGCTGGCCTCCGCTCCAGACGATCTTTCGGCCGAGCTGCGCCGGTGCAGCGCGCTCGGCCAACAGGATGCCGAAGATCCGCATTGCCAGGCGGTCTGGGAGGAGAACCGCCGCCGGTTCTTCGGCAGGCCGGCGCGGCCGTTGCCGCCAATGGCCGCGCCGGCCAACCCCGCAGCAACAAATTCGGTAGGGGGAGACGGACGATGA
- a CDS encoding CBASS oligonucleotide cyclase, which translates to MLTVDEAFRKFKSRLELNDREQANASARQKEVRDYLDTKFKIDRSFLTGSYARWTKTKPLKDVDIFFVLKSSEDHYRSKTPSVVLTDFHNALIEKYGDKAKKQNRSINVDFGVKADADDNTDYRVISVDVVPAFDKDDDFEIPDNELGKWIETNPQTHAAEATAAHQAYSNEWKGLVRMVKYWNNNPKHGEKPVKPSFLIEVMALQCLHGGWGGSFDREIQGFFATLAARIFDEWPDPAGLGPAISSGMDTARKTRARDLLRAAEREATLAIDHVRRGRNGDALRAWRELFGPQFPLS; encoded by the coding sequence ATGCTCACGGTCGATGAAGCGTTCCGCAAATTCAAAAGCCGTCTCGAGCTGAACGACAGGGAGCAGGCGAACGCGTCGGCGCGCCAGAAGGAAGTGCGGGATTATCTCGACACCAAATTCAAGATCGATCGGAGCTTTCTGACCGGCTCATACGCGCGCTGGACCAAAACGAAGCCTTTGAAGGACGTCGATATCTTCTTCGTTCTGAAGTCATCGGAGGATCATTACCGCTCGAAGACGCCATCGGTAGTGTTGACCGACTTTCACAATGCCTTGATCGAAAAATATGGTGACAAGGCCAAGAAGCAGAACCGCTCAATCAACGTCGATTTCGGCGTGAAGGCCGATGCTGATGACAATACCGACTATCGCGTCATCAGCGTCGATGTCGTTCCGGCATTCGATAAGGACGACGATTTCGAGATTCCCGACAATGAACTCGGCAAGTGGATCGAGACTAACCCTCAAACTCATGCCGCAGAGGCCACCGCAGCGCATCAGGCTTATTCCAACGAATGGAAGGGCCTCGTGCGGATGGTGAAATACTGGAACAACAACCCGAAGCACGGCGAGAAGCCGGTGAAGCCCTCGTTCCTCATTGAGGTCATGGCGCTTCAGTGCCTTCATGGCGGCTGGGGTGGCAGCTTTGACCGGGAGATTCAGGGGTTCTTTGCGACGCTCGCGGCCCGGATTTTCGATGAGTGGCCCGACCCTGCCGGCCTTGGCCCCGCAATCAGCAGTGGAATGGACACTGCCCGCAAGACGCGGGCGCGCGACCTTCTGCGTGCGGCGGAGCGCGAAGCAACTCTGGCAATCGACCATGTGCGTCGCGGCCGGAACGGTGACGCATTGCGAGCCTGGCGCGAGCTGTTTGGCCCCCAATTTCCGCTGTCGTGA
- the trbB gene encoding P-type conjugative transfer ATPase TrbB, which produces MAVAPLHSEAFSRGARMLRTALGPAIATFLEDPSIVEVMLNPDGRLWIDRLSGGLEDSGRVVSAADGERIVRLVAHHVGAEVHAGAPRVSAELPETGERFEGLLPPVVAAPAFAIRKPAVAVFTLDDYVAAGIMTAGQAAVLRGAVAARKNILVAGGTSTGKTTLTNALLAEIAGTTDRVVLIEDTRELQCRAPNLVALRTKDGVASLSDLVRSSLRLRPDRIPIGEVRGPEALDLLKAWGTGHPGGIGTIHAGTALGAIRRLEQLIQEAVITAPRALIAETIDCIAVLSGRGSERRLAELALVAGLDPATGDYRVIPAAAGGETIPQGDRA; this is translated from the coding sequence GTGGCGGTTGCTCCACTCCATTCCGAAGCCTTTTCTCGCGGCGCGCGCATGCTACGCACCGCGCTCGGTCCAGCCATCGCGACCTTCCTCGAAGACCCCTCGATCGTCGAAGTGATGCTTAACCCCGATGGTCGGTTGTGGATCGACCGGCTGTCCGGCGGCCTGGAAGATAGCGGGCGCGTCGTGTCGGCCGCCGATGGCGAGCGGATCGTGCGCCTGGTCGCTCACCACGTCGGCGCCGAGGTCCACGCCGGCGCGCCGCGTGTCTCGGCCGAGCTGCCTGAGACGGGGGAACGCTTCGAGGGATTGTTGCCGCCGGTGGTCGCGGCCCCGGCCTTTGCGATCCGTAAGCCTGCCGTCGCGGTGTTCACGCTCGACGACTATGTCGCCGCCGGCATCATGACCGCCGGCCAGGCGGCCGTGCTGCGCGGTGCCGTCGCCGCGCGCAAAAACATCTTGGTCGCTGGCGGCACCTCGACGGGCAAGACGACGCTGACCAATGCGCTGCTCGCCGAGATCGCCGGCACCACCGACCGCGTGGTGCTGATCGAGGATACGCGCGAGCTGCAATGCCGGGCGCCGAACCTGGTGGCGCTGCGCACCAAGGACGGTGTCGCCTCGCTGTCCGATCTCGTCCGCTCGTCGCTGCGCCTCCGTCCTGATCGCATTCCAATCGGCGAGGTGCGTGGGCCGGAAGCACTCGATCTCCTCAAAGCCTGGGGCACCGGCCATCCCGGCGGCATCGGCACCATCCATGCGGGGACCGCGCTTGGGGCCATCCGCCGCCTCGAGCAGCTCATCCAGGAGGCCGTCATCACGGCCCCGCGCGCGCTGATCGCCGAGACCATCGATTGCATCGCCGTGCTCTCCGGCCGCGGTTCGGAGCGGCGCCTTGCCGAACTCGCCCTTGTCGCCGGGCTCGATCCCGCCACTGGCGACTACCGCGTCATCCCAGCCGCGGCGGGCGGCGAGACCATCCCTCAAGGAGATAGAGCATGA
- a CDS encoding TrbC/VirB2 family protein, translating into MTRFALRIRRHIATLSTITFVSLALAPAVYASGSSMPWETPLNTILESVQGPVAKIISVIIITVTGLSLAFGDTSGGFRRLIQIVFGLSIAFAASSFFLSFFSFSGGALV; encoded by the coding sequence ATGACCCGGTTCGCGCTGCGCATCCGTCGCCATATCGCGACGCTTTCCACCATCACCTTCGTCAGCCTGGCGCTGGCCCCGGCGGTTTACGCCTCGGGCTCATCGATGCCCTGGGAGACGCCGCTCAACACCATCCTGGAATCGGTGCAGGGGCCAGTCGCCAAGATCATCTCAGTGATCATCATCACTGTGACCGGCCTGTCGCTCGCCTTCGGCGATACGTCGGGCGGTTTCCGCCGCCTGATCCAGATCGTTTTCGGCCTCTCGATCGCCTTTGCCGCATCGAGCTTCTTCCTTTCCTTCTTCAGCTTTTCGGGCGGGGCGCTGGTGTGA
- a CDS encoding HORMA domain containing protein — translation MTNVAVNTYTHSVTYVADNILKSLKDIIRLSGLDPSEFVGDWETHMRGVQTWLNTGDLETVKLEIYDPKTDALIFRWDIDISYGWSGDDGNFWTDTEQLKYAIRKAGLAPSEARYRFLLHTKPGRPDVIGWSKATGRSTDGMVRQSLGTTVEHSGLGASTSYLRRA, via the coding sequence ATGACCAACGTCGCTGTCAACACCTATACGCATTCGGTCACCTATGTCGCAGACAATATCCTGAAGAGCCTGAAAGATATCATTCGCCTCAGTGGTCTCGATCCATCGGAGTTCGTCGGCGACTGGGAAACGCACATGCGCGGCGTTCAGACTTGGCTGAACACCGGTGATCTCGAAACCGTAAAGCTCGAAATCTACGACCCGAAAACCGATGCGTTGATCTTCCGATGGGACATCGATATCTCCTACGGCTGGTCGGGTGACGACGGCAATTTCTGGACCGACACCGAACAGCTCAAATACGCGATCAGGAAGGCCGGCTTGGCTCCGAGCGAGGCTCGCTACCGGTTCCTGTTGCATACGAAACCTGGCCGACCGGATGTGATCGGGTGGAGCAAGGCGACCGGGCGCTCGACCGACGGGATGGTGCGGCAAAGCCTCGGCACCACGGTTGAGCACAGCGGCCTTGGCGCCAGCACATCATATCTGAGGAGAGCCTGA
- the trbJ gene encoding P-type conjugative transfer protein TrbJ has translation MIKLRHLAAVSTVALTLAIAVPPAHAIIVFDPTNYVQNVLTAARELQQINNQIQMLTNQATSLVNQARNLANLPMSTLTQLQSSIAQTQSLLSQAQNISFNVQQIQTAYSSAYGAAPTSGSNASLFALAQTRWQNSVGAFEDSLKVQAGVVGNIGTNNSAMSSLVTASQSATGALQAAQAGNQLLALQSQQLSDLVAVLAAKGRADALQQARDAATESQGQQQYKIFSTRSGYQPGNVTMFHGN, from the coding sequence ATGATCAAGCTCCGCCATCTCGCGGCGGTGAGCACCGTCGCACTGACGCTCGCGATCGCTGTTCCACCGGCTCATGCCATCATTGTATTCGACCCAACGAACTACGTGCAGAACGTGCTCACTGCCGCGCGCGAACTGCAACAGATCAACAATCAGATCCAGATGTTGACCAACCAGGCGACCTCGCTGGTCAACCAGGCGCGCAACCTCGCCAATCTGCCGATGTCGACGCTGACCCAGCTTCAGTCATCGATCGCCCAGACGCAATCGTTGCTCAGCCAGGCGCAGAACATCTCCTTCAACGTCCAGCAGATTCAGACAGCTTATTCGAGCGCCTATGGCGCCGCGCCGACCTCGGGGTCGAATGCCTCGCTGTTCGCGCTGGCGCAGACGCGCTGGCAGAACTCCGTGGGGGCGTTCGAGGATAGCCTGAAGGTGCAGGCCGGCGTTGTCGGCAATATCGGCACGAACAATTCCGCCATGTCGTCGCTGGTGACGGCGAGCCAGTCGGCGACCGGTGCGCTACAAGCCGCCCAGGCTGGCAACCAGCTCCTGGCTCTGCAATCGCAGCAACTTTCCGACCTTGTGGCTGTACTCGCCGCCAAGGGGCGGGCCGACGCGCTGCAACAGGCGCGCGATGCTGCAACGGAATCGCAGGGCCAGCAGCAGTACAAGATCTTCTCGACGCGCTCCGGCTATCAGCCCGGCAACGTCACCATGTTCCACGGCAACTGA